The following are encoded in a window of Geobacter metallireducens GS-15 genomic DNA:
- the flhF gene encoding flagellar biosynthesis protein FlhF codes for MLVKTFEAVDMSEALRKVKAELGPDAMIISSKKEKRGGILGFFSKEVVQVTAGIEMKPRQPAPSQNPYREAQEETLSAKEMMENSMLGPLARELKDLRERVEVLTRKETAAKAQAASQVLPAAPVVEKVVPSPPADSVPKTIQKQDLEEMKKLLFKTLAAKEAGEGVTPAEKAEVLAKPAAAPADGGKGGFKGTLRVIMSELHRKGLERGSVRAVMEQVEPEAKKGGTVEALRSFLPNAFTSVIKCAGPVAFKKNSPRIVALVGPTGVGKTTTIAKLAAHYALRENHRAALITIDNFRVGAVEQLKTYSRIMGVPVEVASTPAELEAAIELHSDKELILIDTAGRSHKDNEKIEELKGFLESRFAIEIHLCLAATTRDREILEVVERFGVLPISRVIFTKLDESESYGTIVNAHLRTKFPLSYFTTGQRVPEDLEIATPGRVAGLVLGEIKE; via the coding sequence ATGCTGGTTAAAACATTCGAAGCAGTGGACATGTCGGAGGCCCTCCGGAAGGTCAAGGCAGAGCTTGGCCCGGACGCCATGATCATCTCCTCGAAGAAGGAGAAGCGGGGGGGGATCCTCGGGTTTTTCTCCAAAGAGGTGGTGCAGGTGACCGCCGGCATCGAGATGAAGCCCCGGCAGCCGGCACCGAGCCAGAATCCCTACCGGGAGGCCCAGGAGGAGACCCTCTCCGCCAAGGAGATGATGGAGAACTCCATGCTGGGACCCCTGGCCCGGGAGCTGAAGGATCTGCGGGAGCGGGTCGAGGTCCTCACCCGCAAGGAAACGGCCGCAAAGGCCCAGGCAGCGTCCCAGGTCTTGCCCGCCGCTCCTGTGGTGGAGAAGGTCGTTCCGTCACCCCCCGCCGACTCCGTGCCCAAGACGATCCAGAAGCAGGACCTGGAGGAGATGAAGAAGCTCCTCTTCAAGACCCTGGCTGCCAAGGAGGCCGGCGAGGGGGTAACCCCCGCCGAGAAGGCTGAAGTCCTTGCGAAGCCTGCGGCGGCTCCGGCCGACGGCGGCAAGGGGGGCTTCAAGGGGACACTCCGGGTGATCATGAGCGAGCTGCACCGCAAAGGGCTGGAGCGGGGTTCGGTGCGGGCGGTCATGGAGCAGGTGGAGCCCGAGGCCAAGAAGGGGGGGACCGTGGAGGCGCTCCGCTCATTCCTTCCCAATGCCTTCACCTCCGTCATCAAATGTGCCGGTCCCGTGGCCTTCAAGAAGAACAGCCCGCGGATCGTGGCCCTGGTGGGGCCTACGGGGGTCGGCAAGACCACCACCATTGCCAAGCTGGCGGCCCACTACGCCCTACGGGAGAATCACCGGGCCGCCCTCATCACTATCGACAATTTTCGGGTCGGCGCGGTAGAGCAGCTCAAGACCTACTCACGCATCATGGGGGTTCCCGTGGAGGTGGCATCGACGCCTGCCGAACTGGAGGCGGCCATCGAGCTCCACTCCGACAAGGAGCTGATCCTCATCGATACGGCCGGCAGAAGCCACAAGGATAACGAGAAGATCGAGGAGCTGAAGGGATTCCTGGAGTCGCGGTTCGCCATCGAGATTCACCTCTGTCTCGCGGCCACCACCCGTGACCGGGAGATCCTGGAGGTGGTGGAGCGGTTCGGCGTCCTCCCCATCTCCCGCGTCATCTTCACCAAGCTGGACGAGAGCGAGAGCTACGGCACCATCGTCAACGCCCACCTCCGGACAAAGTTCCCGCTCTCTTACTTCACCACCGGGCAACGGGTGCCCGAGGATCTTGAAATAGCAACGCCCGGCAGGGTAGCCGGGCTTGTCCTGGGGGAGATCAAGGAATGA